Proteins co-encoded in one Hyla sarda isolate aHylSar1 chromosome 4, aHylSar1.hap1, whole genome shotgun sequence genomic window:
- the LOC130367456 gene encoding protein spinster homolog 1-like — MASPQDPLLKEEEEVMEDHSDMDVEKGDIPERQNLPSLSSKSTAHSIITVVILAFVNLLIYANRSSVAGVLPYIQKAYDTNASLSGLLNTLFIGSYVLVAPIAGYLGDHCNKKYTVCAGVIIWLSMTLTLSFIPDGYFLLFLLTSGLVGAGEATFCTIAPSIIADLFTSDQRTRMLNVFYSVIPVGCGLGYIIGPKVTDAARGDWHWAFRVTPGLGLIAVALMLLVTKEPPRAITNGKKNNKSQKFAKWATDLKKLFKNRSFMLTTMGSTAVSFIVGAIGVWGPSYLTHARILLQEKDPCRAGPCDYHDILIFGVVTVVSGILGVVAGSEISKRYRKSNPRADPLVCGCAMMLSAPFLLLALTFGNISLVATNIFIFIGETLLSVNFTLISDIILKVVTPWRRSSALAVQMTIYHLLGDAGSPYLIGLISDTYEQVYAKSPLLKYRSLEYALMTCTIMAVIGGAFFMATALFIERDEKEAEYDQYQNIDKEKLAEFIHHYKWILVGKVVMNKLEESKIANKETPSPTSRYQGTISFRWGKLFKLTFKTYKNQFMSSVLTLKNMREDKKKDTSCTEEKYYLKDTGRICTFCAHSLKMKRTQEHGPLHTWWFPVAISISPWLIQDSAD; from the exons atggcctctccacaagacccattgctgaaggaggaggaagaagtaatggaggaccatagtgatatggatgtagaaaagggcgatatccctgagaggcagaacctgccatctctaagcagCAAGTCCACCGCACATTCCATCATCActgtagtgatcctcgcctttgttaatttgctaatttatgcaaatcgctccagcgtggcgggggtgctgccttatatacagaaagcttatgacaccaatgctagtctgtccggcttattgaatacattgttcattggaagctacgtgctggtcgcaccaattgccggatatttgggcgaccactgtaataagaaatatactgtttgcgcaggagtcatcatttggctgagcatgacacttaccctgtcattcatccccgacgggtatttcctgctcttcctgctgacgagcgGACTGGTTGGAGctggagaggcgactttctgcaccatcgccccctccatcattgcagacctttttacaagtgaccagcggacccgcatgctgaacgtgttttactccgtcatacctgtaggctgcggactaggatacatcatcgggcccaaagtgactgatgcagcaaggggcgattggcactgggcgtttcgggtcacccctggcctgggcctcatagctgtggctttgatgcttttggtcacaaaggagcctCCAAGAGCGattacaaacgggaagaagaacaacaaatcccagaagtttgctaaatgggcgacagatctgaaaaaactatttaaaaatcgaagcttcatgttaaccaccatgggatcaaCGGCTGtgtccttcatagtgggagccataggtgtatggggtccatcatacctgacccacgcacgaatactcctacaagagaaggacccctGCCGTGCTggaccgtgtgactatcacgacatcctaatatttggtgtggttacagtcgtctccggcattctgggagttgtagcagggtcggagataagtaaaagatatcgcaaatccaacccacgggcggacccgcttgtgtgtggctgcgcgatgatgctctccgccccctttcttctgttggcattgactttcggcaacatcagcctcgttgccaccaacatcttcatcttcatcggagagacgcttctgtcagtaaatttcaccctcatatctgacattatactaaaagtagtaactccgtggaggagatcttcagccctggccgtgcagatgacaatctatcacctcctaggtgacgccggcagcccgtacctcatcggcctgatatctgacacctacgaacaagtatatgccaaatcccctcttctgaaataccgcagcctggagtatgccctcatgacctgcaccataatggcagtcatcggaggggccttcttcatggccacggccctatttatagagagggacgaaaaagaagcaga GTACGACCAG TACCAGAATATAGATAAAGAGAAGCTGGCAGAGTTTATACACCATTATAAATGGATATTGGTTGGGAAGGTAGTGATGAATAAGTTAGAAGAGTCAAAAATAGCAAACAAAGAAACACCTTCACCAACATCCAGGTACCAAGGAACCATTTCGTTCAG ATGGGGTAAACTCTTCAAGCTTACATTTAAAACATACAAGAATCAATTCATGAGCA GTGTCTTAACACTAAAAAATATGAGAGAAGACAAGAAAAAAGACACAAGTTGTACAGAAGAAAAGTattaccttaaggacacaggacgtatatgtacATTCTGTGCCCACTCCCTCAAGATGAAGCGCACTCAGGAACATGGCCCACTTCATACCTGGTggttcccggttgctatcagcatcaGCCCATGGCTTATACAAGACTCTGCTGATTAG